From Pleurocapsa sp. PCC 7319:
AGGAACACAAGACAAAGTAGTATACTGGGCTACGGGGCGACGTAAATCCTCGATCGCTAGAGTGCGTTTAGTACCAGGTGAAGGCAAACTCGTAGTTAACGGTAAGCCCGGAGAAGATTATTTCAATCGTATTCCCAGCTATTTAATGTCTATTAAAGGACCCTTGGAAACATTGGGTTTTGAAAGCGAATACGATATTCTAGTCAATGCTCATGGTGGAGGTTTAACTGGTCAAGCTGATGCCGTAAAATTAGGAGTAGCAAGAGCATTATGTAAACAAGATCCTAACAACCGTCAGCCTTTAAAGACAGAAGGTTA
This genomic window contains:
- the rpsI gene encoding 30S ribosomal protein S9; this encodes MEGTQDKVVYWATGRRKSSIARVRLVPGEGKLVVNGKPGEDYFNRIPSYLMSIKGPLETLGFESEYDILVNAHGGGLTGQADAVKLGVARALCKQDPNNRQPLKTEGYLTRDPRCKERKKYGLKKARKAPQFSKR